Proteins encoded within one genomic window of Granulicella pectinivorans:
- a CDS encoding Fic family protein: MADTEGKIRDWRSGTTQAERMCAALLHLEGYEDIDPQHPLGGPDGLKDVLCKKNGKKWVAAAFFPPTLPTLKQIKDKFAHDLDGVTGNDADAMAFFVNQHLTIGEREELRSRSPNHEVELYHLERIRDLLDSPKGCGIRLEYLHIPMTEEEQWAFWSVMNADVVRKLVDNEMRRNQQMTSMESKIDLLLERSMAIEANLRSQRSLLSKASTIATAVEMPTASFTAATVCWIHRLLTEDTVMPEAVRGRFRTTQSWIGKAGSTLATASYVPPPPEEVPLLLEHLLIWWHQRHEELIGRPKSEVATSLADLHHRFLALHPFLDCNGRVARAITDQAARELLNQGVQAELIDDSASYYEALRSADQGDLVPLTQRILAALG, encoded by the coding sequence ATGGCCGACACCGAGGGAAAAATTCGCGATTGGCGGTCTGGTACAACCCAAGCGGAGCGCATGTGCGCGGCTCTCTTGCATCTGGAAGGTTACGAAGACATCGATCCACAGCATCCACTCGGAGGTCCAGACGGTCTAAAAGACGTTCTCTGTAAGAAAAATGGAAAGAAGTGGGTGGCCGCAGCTTTCTTCCCTCCGACCCTACCAACGCTCAAACAGATCAAGGACAAGTTCGCTCACGACTTGGACGGGGTCACAGGCAATGACGCCGATGCGATGGCGTTTTTCGTTAACCAGCATTTGACCATTGGCGAGCGCGAGGAACTAAGGTCACGGTCTCCCAACCACGAGGTAGAGCTCTATCACCTCGAACGCATCCGCGACCTCCTGGACTCCCCAAAGGGATGTGGCATTCGGCTGGAATACTTGCACATCCCGATGACTGAAGAAGAGCAATGGGCGTTTTGGAGCGTGATGAATGCCGATGTTGTCCGGAAACTCGTAGACAACGAAATGAGACGTAATCAGCAAATGACCTCCATGGAGTCAAAAATTGACTTGTTATTGGAACGCTCGATGGCGATTGAGGCAAATTTACGCTCGCAGCGCTCTTTGTTGAGCAAGGCGTCGACCATTGCGACCGCAGTAGAGATGCCAACGGCATCGTTTACGGCGGCTACCGTTTGCTGGATCCACCGGCTCCTAACTGAAGACACCGTTATGCCGGAAGCAGTCAGAGGACGTTTCCGCACTACTCAGAGTTGGATCGGAAAAGCAGGATCAACTTTAGCCACTGCCAGCTATGTTCCTCCTCCTCCGGAAGAGGTCCCGCTCCTATTGGAGCATCTGCTCATCTGGTGGCACCAACGGCACGAGGAGTTGATAGGCCGTCCCAAGTCTGAGGTGGCCACTTCTCTAGCGGACTTGCATCATCGTTTCTTGGCGTTGCATCCGTTCCTCGATTGCAATGGACGAGTTGCCAGGGCTATCACCGACCAAGCTGCACGAGAACTCTTGAACCAAGGTGTCCAGGCGGAGCTTATTGACGACAGCGCCTCTTACTACGAGGCG